The following is a genomic window from Flavobacteriales bacterium.
CACGGCCACCCTGGGCGTGGGCCGCGATGCGCGACACCGCCTGGCCACCACCTTCACCTACCGGCAGCTGCGCATCGTGGACAGCACCCTCACCGCGCAACGGCCCGAGGACACCTACCTGATGCGCATCGACCACGACCTCACCCTGGGCAAGGGCGTGGCGGTGTGGGACCTGTTCTATGAACTGGGTTCGGGGCTGGAGCAGCAGCGCGAGTTCCTCTACGTGGAGGTGCCCGCCGGACAAGGCCTGTACATCTGGAACGACTACAACGGCAACGGCCTCAAAGAGCTCAACGAATTCGAACAGGCCAACTTCGGCTACGAGGCCAACTACGCGCGGGTGTTCGTGCCCAGCAACACCTACTCGCGCACCTTCAGCAACCAGCTGAGCGCCTCGCTGGACCTGCGGCCCGCGGTGGCCTGGGGCGGGCGCAAGAGGATGCGGGGCTTCCTGGCGCGCTTCTCGGACCTGGCCTCCTTCCGCAGCGACCGCAAGACCAGCACGGCCGACCTGGGGCAGGCGCTCGACCCCTTCCGCATCGACCCGGCGGACACGCTGCTGACGGCCTTCACCAGTTCGCTGCGCAACACGCTCTTCTACGACCGCACGAGCCCCAAGTGGAGCGTGGACCACACCTTCCAGAGCGACCGCACCAAGACGCTGCTGCTGAACGGGTTCGAATCACGCCTGCGCGAACTGAACCAGGTGCGCCTGCGCTGGAACGCCACCCAGCAATGGACCGCCGACCTGGAGGCGGAGGCGGGCCGGGTGGCCAACGCCTCCGACCTGCTCAGCGGTCGCACCTACAGCATCCGGCAGTACACCACGCGGCCCCGCATCACCTGGCGGCCCAACACCGACCTGCGCGCGGCCTTGAGCTACCGCTACACGGACAAGCTGAACCGCGAGGAGCTGGGCGGCGAGGCCGCCACCGTGCAGAACCTGGGGCTGGAAGCCCGCTGGAACACGGCCGGCAAAGGCAGCATCCAGTTGAACCTGGACCTTGTGGACATCCGGTACGATGGCGATCCCAACACCAGCCTGGGCAACGAGATGCTGGGCGGCCTGAAGGTGGGCACCAACTGGACCTGGAGCCTCAGCATCCAGCGGCGGCTGAACCAGAACCTGCAGGTGGACATCACCTACAACGGCCGCAAGAGCGAGAACACCCCCACCGTGCACGTGGGCGGCGCGCAGATCCGCGCCTTCTTCTGACGAGCGATCGTCGCCTACTTCAGGTCGAAGGTGGCACGGCCCACCTTGCCGCCGCCTTCGTACACCTCCACGATGTACTGGCCGGTGCGCATCTCGCCGCTTGCGGTCCAGAACATGCAGGCATCCACCGGCACGCCCTGGTAGTTCACCTCGCGTTTCACGCTGAACTCGCCCTCCACGCCATCGAACTGGAAGCGGTTGTTGGACTCGCTGGCCGGCAGCACGTGCCCGTCCGGACTGATGATGCGCATGTAGAGCGTCTTATCCCCCGCACGGGCCACGCGGTTCTCCCCGAGGGTGAAGCAGCACTTCACCATCTCGGCCTTTTTGGCCCGGTCGGTGTCCGTCTGCTTGCCGTTGTTGCGCAGCATCACCGCACCGGCGCTGATGGTGGTGGCCGTCAGCACCGAGCCTTTGGCGATGAGCGCCTGTTGTTCGGCGGTCTGTTGCTCCAACGCGTCCTTCTGGCCCTTCACGGTGCCGAGCTCCTGCGTCAGGTTGGCCTTGTCGGCGGTGAGCTGCAGGTTCACCTGGTTCAGCGAGTCGATGGTGGCCACATAACCCTTCATGATCTTGCGCAGCGTGGCCGCCTCCTTCTGGGCCTTGGCCAGGCTGTAGTTGCCCTTCTTCACCTGATCGAGCAGGTTCTCGATCTGCTGCTTCTGGGCGTCCATCTCCACGCGCAGCTGCTCGTTCTCGGTCTCCAGCGTATCGTACTGGGCCAGCATGTCCTCCAGCATGCGCGTCACGTTCTCCTTCTCACTGGTCACCTTCACCACCTCGCCCTGGGTGGCCTCCTCCTGACGCTTGCTCTGCATCAACAGGTAGAGCATCACCACGTTGCTGATGAGAAGGAGCACCACCAGCGCCAGCAGGGCGACGTTGGAACGGGGCTTGGTCGGCTGGGGGGTGTTTCCGGTCTGGTCCATGGGGGTTCGGGCTCGGGCCGCTAAATTACCCCCGTGCATCGTGGCCTTCAGGGCATTCGATGGCAATTATCAACACGTCGACCGGGATGGGCCCACAAGCGACGACGGGGATCGGACAGTGGCTGCTCGACGCTGCGGAGCTCTTCCTTCCCCGCCGCTGCAGCGCCTGCGACCGCCCGTTGATGACGCATGAAAAGGCCGTATGCCTTCCCTGCGTGCTGGACCTGCCGCGCACCGGCATGCACCTGCAGGCGGACAATCGTGTGGAACGGCTGTTCCACGGCAAGGTGGTGGTGGAGGCCGCCGCGGCCCTGCTGCAGTTCAATCGTCGCGGCCGCACCCAGCGCATGCTGCACCGCTTGAAGTACCAGGGCGACAGGGCCGTGGGGCTGGAACTGGGCCGGTGGATGGCCGAAGCCCTGCGCGCCAGCCCCCGCTTCGCCACGGTGGACCACGTGCTGGCCGTGCCGCTGCACCCCCACCGGCTCCGCGAGCGCGGCTATAACCAGAGCCAGGTGCTCGTGGACGGCTTCCAAGAGCTGTGGCCCCTGCGCACGCCGGACCAGGGACTGATGCGCGTGGTGCGTACGAGCACCCAGACGCGCAAAGGCCGCTGGGAGCGCTGGACCAACGTGAAGGAGGCCTTTGAGCTGGGTGAAACGCGTTCGCTGGCCGGTGCCCATGTGCTGATGGTGGACGATGTGATCACCACCGGCGCCACCCTCGAGGGCTGCATCCGCGCCCTGTTGCGGGTGCCCGACCTGCGGGTGAGCGTGTGCACGGCGGCGACGGCGTAACTGACTCACCATTCAGGCCGGATACGAATCGAAGTTACTGGAGTAACGAACCGAAAACAAACGCAAACTGCGACATACGGCCATAACCAGGCCATTTTCGCACCAAGGCGGTCAATTGAATTCGAGAAGGTTCCGCAAATCCATGCGTTCACTACA
Proteins encoded in this region:
- a CDS encoding ComF family protein, with product MGPQATTGIGQWLLDAAELFLPRRCSACDRPLMTHEKAVCLPCVLDLPRTGMHLQADNRVERLFHGKVVVEAAAALLQFNRRGRTQRMLHRLKYQGDRAVGLELGRWMAEALRASPRFATVDHVLAVPLHPHRLRERGYNQSQVLVDGFQELWPLRTPDQGLMRVVRTSTQTRKGRWERWTNVKEAFELGETRSLAGAHVLMVDDVITTGATLEGCIRALLRVPDLRVSVCTAATA